One segment of Anastrepha obliqua isolate idAnaObli1 chromosome 3, idAnaObli1_1.0, whole genome shotgun sequence DNA contains the following:
- the LOC129242701 gene encoding adenylyl cyclase X E yields MNSFLETSTEANRAQDEGHETNLVDQKKWELGYLKKKCRNLELEQYYISYMNRLRLSHLGIFIFILILTAMVHSLLLIISFPTSDQRDIYLDIGIYMGCTIVILFVLLINFRFAANKRYDRLAFTTVCLAVSALVVMDISIPIYRAVKDYNITVPTYYSFIIYTIYIFMPIAEDLHAFILGVTVSISYIILFTFVIYRRRIDGLKETDLPKIISEGIFLACVNMFGLFFRLTREVTIRTTFLDKRQCVEETLVLRAARDQEKSLLLSIIPAQIANKIEEDVKIRIEHMKKNKNHRRSANDDVGSTPTPLWRQLDTEKLFIEPHNDVSILYADVVNYTYLTTTLDVKTLVETLHDLFVKFDTASQEYDVLRIKFLGDCYYCVAGVPIPNEYHARSCTYLGLRMIKDIRDVRMKRKLDIDMRIGVHSGNILSGVIGANKWQFDIWSKDVDIANRLESTGEAGRVHVSGQTLQQLDGELMYEEGTAKARDDPVLQKYQIRTFLIKPPSSKSTSYITMKRPTASMRKRLEPKQGADPRSDISMNFMQNSISQYNQIRNQATLEMSREVDNMPIGRIQVSKMCLGHDNRLTQNEMDGQKFRSNITSIFLFFKDCRWEIMFMKQPDIMLKYSVLVSYITLLCTNLMQAVNSSQTFNFWVLVGVSNIIMLLFLALVWYKKLWIMFISKTESSTPKQKVSKWFYKLSDGIQSKVIARSAMYLVILILNSSGILLQMIDSNNSNEGVAVDNIKDEIYSFNAWAVTESFMLSICITFLFTRIPFILKLSVGVFTLIFYTVLVTLSYRFVYGQSLKTNDHLYPECSHIFVMCITLGIFQLMDRQSEFIAKVDYNWKRQLLKKQDDAKVTNETISILINNILPSHVADIYMSRQMTSELYYEVYDNVAVMFATIRNYDTEQVGIRVLNEIICDFDEVLSTYRGARKIEKIKVAGWTYMAACGLDPKRSEHRKTQTAYRSSSLLPNGRRSHYCSRQLDIEEEPQGEEELPTTSSQCDLQYIRLQEYEGHNKNNSKSEEYNDVVFVMLEFALELMRTMRSFNIENLQCENNDADTGALRIGISNGPVMAGVVGSYKPHYDIWGNAVNMASRMDSTGKAGVIQVTENTAKILKSYNVKCTYRGYTFVKGRGHIPTYFVNVDESLNFVRIDENIK; encoded by the exons ATGAATTCGTTTTTAGAAACCTCAACCGAGGCTAATCGGGCTCAGGATGAAGGCCATGAAACAAATTTGGTGGACCAAAAGAAATGGGAGCTGGGCTACCTGAAG AAAAAATGCCGCAATCTGGAATTGGAACAATACTATATATCCTACATGAACCGTCTGCGCTTAAGTCATCTgggaattttcatatttattctaATACTTACCGCAATGGTACATTCATTGTTGCTTATAATATCGTTTCCTACAAGT GATCAACGAGATATTTACTTAGATATAGGAATTTACATGGGCTGCACAATAGTTATCCTTTTTGTGTTGCTAATCAATTTTCGTTTTGCCGCCAATAAACGATATGATCGGCTGGCGTTCACAACAGTTTGTTTGGCGGTTTCTGCGCTTGTAGTGATGG ATATATCTATACCCATCTATCGCGCCGTCAAAGACTACAACATTACCGTACCGACGTACTACAGTTTTATTATATATACCATCTACATATTTATGCCAATCGCCGAAGATTTACATGCTTTTATTTTAGGTGTGACTGTATCAATATCCTACATTATACTTTTTACGTTCGTGATATATCGTCGTCGGATTGATGGTTTGAAAGAAACTGATTTGCCAAAAATCATATCGGAAGGAATTTTCTTGGCCTGTGTCAATATGTTTGGTCTGTTCTTTCGTCTGACACGTGAAGTGACTATTCGTACGACATTTCTCGACAAGCGGCAATGTGTTGAAGAGACTTTAGTGTTACGAGCTGCTAGAGATCAAGAG AAAAGTCTACTTTTGAGTATTATTCCAGCACAAATTGCTAATAAAATTGAAGAGGACGTGAAAATACGAATCgaacatatgaaaaaaaataaaaaccatagaCGATCAGCAAACGATGATGTGGG TTCTACGCCAACTCCATTATGGCGACAGCTGGATACCGa AAAGCTCTTTATTGAGCCACACAATGATGTCTCAATCTTATATGCGGATGTTGTCAACTACACTTATCTGACTACGACGTTGGATGTAAAAACTTTAGTGGAGACTTTACATGATTTATTTGTCAAATTCGACACAGCatcacag GAGTACGATGTTCTGCGTATTAAATTTTTGGGCGATTGCTATTACTGCGTGGCCGGCGTTCCCATCCCCAACGAGTACCATGCCAGATCGTGCACTTACCTTGGTTTACGTATGATCAAAGATATACGCGATGTAAG GATGAAACGAAAGCTGGATATTGATATGCGTATTGGCGTACactcaggaaatattttatcTGGCGTCATTGGTGCAAATAAGTGGCAGTTTGATATTTGGTCGAAAGATGTTGACATAGCCAATCGCTTGGAATCCACAGGCGAGGCTGGCCGGGTGCATGTTAGTGGGCAAACATTGCAACAATTGGATGGTGAGCTTATGTATGAGGAGGGCACTGCGAAGGCACGTGATGATCCGGTGCTTCAAAAATATCAGATTCGTACTTTTTTGATAAAACCGCCATCCTCAAAA TCAACGTCTTACATAACGATGAAACGTCCAACAGCATCAATGCGAAAACGTTTGGAACCGAAACAGGGAGCg GATCCTAGAAGTGATATCTCAATGAACTTTATGCAAAATAGCATAAGTCAATAtaatcaaattcgtaatcaagCAACTTTAGAGATGAGCCGAGAGGTTGACAATATGCCCATTGGCAGGATACA GGTTTCTAAAATGTGCCTTGGACATGATAATCGTTTAACCCAAAACGAAATGGATGGACAAAAGTTTCGAAGTAATATTAcgtcgatatttttatttttcaaagactGTCGCTGGGAGATTATGTTCATGAAGCAGCCAGACATTATGCTGAAATACAGTGTGCTTGTTTCCTACATAACGCTCTTGTGTACCAACCTAATGCAGGCGGTCAATTCATC TCAAACGTTTAACTTTTGGGTGCTGGTTGGAgttagcaatattataatgttaTTGTTCTTGGCATTGGTGTGGTACAAGAAGCTGTGGATTATGTTCATTAGCAAGACGGAGTCATCGACACCAAAGCAAAAAGTCAGTAAATGGTTCTATAAACTTTCAGATGGCATTCAAAGCAAAGTCATTGCGCGCAGCGCCATGTATTTAGTGATACTTATTCTGAATTCAAGTGGCATTCTGTTGCAAATG ATAGATAGCAATAACAGTAACGAGGGGGTTGCAGTTGATAATATCAAAGATGAAATTTATTCCTTCAATGCTTGG GCCGTCACAGAATCCTTCATGCTGAGCATATGCATAACCTTCCTATTCACACGTATTCCGTTTATTCTCAAATTGAGTGTTGGAGTTTTCAcgctaattttttatacagtcCTTGTAACACTTTCATATAGGTTCGTCTATGGTCAGAGCCTTAAAACTAATGATCATCTATATCCAGAATGTTCGCATATATTTGTGATGTGCATAACATTGGGAATATTCCAGCTTATGGATAGGCAATCGGAGTTCATTGCAAAAGTTGATTATAa ctGGAAACGTCAGTTATTAAAAAAGCAGGACGATGCTAAAGTTACGAACGAGACCATTTCCATTctaattaacaatattttacCATCGCACGTCG CTGATATTTATATGTCACGACAAATGACGAGTGAACTCTACTATGAAGTGTATGATAATGTTGCCGTTATGTTTGCAACAATTCGAAATTATGACACAGAGCAAGTGGGCATACGAGTTTTGAATGAGATTATTTGCGACTTTGACGAAGTG TTGAGCACTTATAGAGGCGCGAGaaagatagaaaaaattaaagtagcCGGTTGGACATATATGGCAGCTTGTGGTCTGGATCCAAAGCGGTCAGAGCACCGCAAAACTCAAACAGCTTACCGCAGCTCCTCGCTGCTGCCCAATGGACGGAGAAGTCACTATT GTAGCAGACAGCTTGATATTGAGGAAGAGCCACAAGGCGAGGAAGAATTGCCTACAACAAGTAGCCAATGCGATTTACAATACATACGACTGCAAGAGTACGAGGGTCACAATAAGAACAATTCTAAATCGGAGGAGTATAATGATGTAGTATTTGTCATGCTAGAGTTCGCCTTGGAACTGATGCGAACAATGCGGTCTTTCAACATCGAGAACTTGCAATGCGAAAATAATGATGCGGACACAGGTGCCTTGCGTATTG GTATCTCAAATGGTCCTGTGATGGCGGGCGTCGTGGGCTCCTATAAGCCCCATTATGACATCTGGGGAAATGCCGTGAATATGGCTTCGCGTATGGATTCAACGGGTAAAGCTGGTGTCATACAAGTCACTGAGAAtactgcaaaaatattaaaatcttaCAATGTGAAGTGTACTTATCGAGGTTATACATTTGTAAAAGGGCGTGGGCACATTCCTACGTATTTTGTTAATGTTGACGAGTCTTTAAATTTCGTACGCattgatgaaaatataaaataa